Proteins from one Planctomyces sp. SH-PL62 genomic window:
- a CDS encoding DUF1501 domain-containing protein yields the protein MRLARAETRRQFLRRSQTGLGAIALASLMGRDGFGAGLSDADASNAVPKRPAKAKSVIYLHMSGGPPQQDLFDYKPLLNKHHMEPCPEELLKGQRFAFIKGRPKMLGTPYKFARRGESGQWMSELLPHTAGVIDEAAVVRSMVTTEFNHAPAELFMFTGSPRNGGAAMGSWITYGLGTENEDLPGFVVMISGGTDPTGGKALWSTGFLPSVFQGVQCRTVGDPVLYVGDPNGMTREDRRRTLDAINHLNEIEAREHGDPETLTRISQYELAFRMQASVPDVMDVGREPDSIREEYGAEPGAASFANNCLLARRLVERGVRYVQLFDWGWDCHGTGAGDDIVHQLPKKCKDVDKPIAALIRDLKRRGMLDETIVVWGGEFGRTSMNEARGGSTFLGRDHHPHCFTLWAAGGGIKPGATVGATDELGSSIVEDPVPVHDLQATILHLLGLDPFTFRYPFQGLQQRLIGVEEGVRIRKDLLA from the coding sequence ATGCGGCTCGCCCGCGCGGAGACCCGGCGCCAGTTCCTCAGGCGGTCCCAGACCGGCCTGGGGGCGATCGCCCTGGCCTCGCTGATGGGCCGCGACGGCTTCGGGGCCGGGCTCTCGGACGCCGACGCCTCCAACGCGGTCCCGAAGCGCCCGGCCAAGGCCAAGAGCGTCATCTATCTGCACATGTCGGGAGGCCCCCCCCAGCAAGACCTCTTCGACTACAAGCCGCTCCTGAACAAGCACCACATGGAGCCCTGCCCGGAGGAGCTGCTCAAGGGCCAGCGGTTCGCCTTCATCAAGGGGCGGCCGAAGATGCTGGGCACCCCCTACAAGTTCGCCAGGCGGGGCGAGAGCGGCCAGTGGATGAGCGAGCTGCTGCCGCACACCGCCGGCGTGATCGACGAGGCGGCCGTCGTCCGCTCCATGGTCACCACCGAGTTCAACCACGCCCCGGCCGAACTCTTCATGTTCACCGGCTCCCCGCGCAACGGCGGCGCGGCGATGGGCTCCTGGATCACCTACGGGCTGGGGACGGAGAACGAGGACCTCCCCGGCTTCGTGGTCATGATCAGCGGCGGGACCGACCCCACCGGCGGCAAGGCCCTCTGGAGCACCGGCTTCCTCCCCAGCGTCTTCCAGGGCGTGCAGTGCCGCACCGTGGGCGACCCGGTCCTGTACGTCGGCGACCCCAACGGGATGACCCGCGAGGACCGCCGCCGCACGCTCGACGCCATCAACCACCTGAACGAGATCGAGGCCCGCGAGCACGGCGATCCCGAGACCCTCACCCGGATCAGCCAGTACGAGCTGGCCTTCCGCATGCAGGCCTCGGTCCCCGACGTGATGGACGTCGGCCGCGAGCCCGATTCGATCCGCGAGGAGTACGGCGCCGAGCCGGGCGCGGCCTCGTTCGCCAACAACTGCCTCCTCGCCCGCCGCCTCGTCGAGCGCGGCGTCCGCTACGTCCAGCTCTTCGACTGGGGCTGGGACTGCCACGGCACCGGCGCCGGCGACGACATCGTCCATCAACTCCCCAAGAAGTGCAAGGACGTCGATAAGCCGATCGCCGCCCTGATCCGCGACCTCAAGCGCCGGGGCATGCTCGACGAGACGATCGTCGTCTGGGGGGGCGAGTTCGGCCGGACCTCGATGAACGAGGCCCGGGGCGGCTCGACGTTCCTGGGCCGCGACCACCACCCCCACTGCTTCACCCTCTGGGCCGCCGGCGGCGGGATCAAGCCCGGCGCGACCGTCGGCGCGACCGACGAGCTGGGCTCCTCGATCGTCGAGGATCCGGTCCCCGTCCACGACCTCCAGGCGACGATCCTCCACCTCCTCGGCCTGGACCCGTTCACCTTCCGCTACCCCTTCCAGGGCCTCCAGCAGCGGCTCATCGGCGTCGAGGAAGGCGTCAGGATCCGCAAGGACCTGCTGGCGTGA
- a CDS encoding PSD1 and planctomycete cytochrome C domain-containing protein, protein MYRFATYFGSAWIAVAALAATDAAGAGDDRVDYNRDVRPLLSKNCFACHGADESTRAAELRLDLRDEAVKATEERDAAIVPDDPESSVVMERILDEDDTLRMPPRKAGPRLSEAEVETLRKWIAQGAEYAEHWALVPPKAPPTPAVSDPSWPRSALDAFILARLDREGLKPSPQADRATLLRRVSLDLRGLPPTLDEVRAFAEDPAPDAYERAVERYLADPAFGERWARPWLDLARYADSAGYGSDPLRTIWGYRDWLIDALNRNLPYDQFTVDQIAGDLLPGATDRQRAATAFHRNTMTNTEGGTDDEEFRIAAIKDRVDVTFQAWMGLTMGCAKCHSHKYDPISHEEYYGAFAIFNQTADADLPDESPVMPWITADEVERLRGVDARLAELKGRLDAIVGPPAPTLRDEIAREEKSRAAVPTLPIMAELPPEKHRVTHVLLKGNFLDPGPEVPPILPKALHPAPEGAPINRLTLARWLVDRDNPLTARVAANRAWGLLFGAGIVETEEDFGTQGELPSHPELLDRLAVDFMDSGWDVKGLIRRLVTSATYRQASKATPEMIEKDPKNRLLARAPRVRLDAESVRDQALAFAGLLGRKVGGPSVFPVQPDGLWQAAFNGQRTWTTSPGVDRYRRGLYTFWRRTVPYPSMAAFDAPSREVCAVRRVSTNTPLQALVTLNDPVYIEAAQGLARRIVREGGSSPEERSRYGLEVCLGRPARDDQVAQLVALHAAQLDRYRRDPAAAAALATDPLGPLPEGLDPADLAAWTAVANVLLNLDAVLTRG, encoded by the coding sequence ATGTACCGATTCGCGACGTATTTCGGATCGGCCTGGATCGCGGTCGCGGCGCTCGCGGCGACGGACGCGGCCGGGGCCGGCGACGATCGGGTCGACTACAACCGGGACGTCCGACCCCTCCTCTCGAAGAACTGCTTCGCCTGCCACGGCGCCGACGAGTCCACGCGCGCCGCCGAGCTGCGACTGGACCTCCGCGACGAGGCCGTCAAGGCCACCGAGGAGCGCGACGCGGCGATCGTCCCCGACGACCCCGAGTCGAGCGTCGTCATGGAGCGGATCCTCGACGAGGACGACACCCTCCGCATGCCCCCGCGCAAGGCGGGCCCGAGGCTCTCGGAGGCCGAGGTCGAGACCCTCCGCAAGTGGATCGCCCAGGGGGCCGAATACGCCGAGCACTGGGCGCTCGTCCCCCCCAAGGCCCCGCCGACCCCCGCCGTCTCCGACCCCTCCTGGCCCCGGTCCGCGCTCGACGCGTTCATCCTGGCGAGGCTCGACCGCGAGGGGCTGAAGCCCTCGCCGCAGGCCGATCGGGCCACGCTGCTGCGGCGAGTCAGCCTGGACCTTCGCGGCCTGCCGCCGACGCTCGACGAGGTCCGCGCGTTCGCCGAGGACCCCGCGCCCGACGCCTACGAGCGGGCCGTCGAACGCTACCTCGCCGACCCGGCCTTCGGCGAGCGCTGGGCGCGACCCTGGCTGGACCTGGCCCGCTACGCCGACTCGGCCGGATACGGCTCCGACCCGCTCCGCACGATCTGGGGATACCGCGACTGGCTCATCGACGCCCTCAACCGCAACCTCCCCTACGACCAGTTCACCGTCGACCAGATCGCCGGCGACCTCCTCCCCGGCGCGACCGATCGCCAGCGGGCCGCGACCGCCTTCCACCGCAATACGATGACCAACACCGAGGGGGGGACCGACGACGAGGAGTTCCGCATCGCCGCGATCAAGGACCGCGTGGACGTGACCTTCCAGGCCTGGATGGGCCTGACCATGGGCTGCGCCAAGTGCCATTCGCACAAGTACGATCCGATCTCGCATGAGGAGTACTACGGCGCCTTCGCGATCTTCAACCAGACGGCCGACGCCGACCTCCCGGACGAATCGCCCGTCATGCCCTGGATCACCGCCGACGAGGTCGAGCGGCTCCGCGGCGTCGACGCCCGCCTCGCCGAGCTGAAAGGCCGGCTCGACGCGATCGTCGGCCCCCCCGCCCCGACGCTCCGCGACGAGATCGCCAGGGAGGAGAAGTCCCGCGCCGCCGTGCCGACGCTGCCGATCATGGCCGAACTCCCCCCGGAAAAGCATCGGGTGACGCACGTTCTCCTGAAGGGCAATTTCCTCGACCCCGGTCCCGAGGTTCCCCCGATCTTGCCGAAGGCCCTCCACCCCGCCCCCGAAGGCGCGCCCATCAATCGGCTGACGCTGGCCCGCTGGCTCGTCGACCGCGACAACCCGCTGACGGCTCGCGTGGCGGCGAACCGCGCCTGGGGCCTCCTGTTCGGCGCGGGGATCGTCGAGACCGAGGAGGACTTCGGCACCCAGGGCGAGCTGCCGAGCCACCCCGAGCTGCTCGACCGCCTGGCCGTCGACTTCATGGATTCGGGCTGGGACGTGAAGGGCCTGATCCGCCGCCTGGTGACGTCGGCGACCTACCGCCAGGCGTCGAAGGCGACGCCCGAGATGATCGAGAAGGACCCCAAGAACCGCCTGCTCGCCCGCGCCCCTCGGGTCCGGCTGGACGCCGAGTCGGTGCGCGACCAGGCGCTGGCGTTCGCCGGCCTGCTCGGCCGCAAGGTCGGCGGCCCGAGCGTCTTCCCGGTGCAGCCCGACGGCCTCTGGCAGGCCGCGTTCAACGGCCAGCGGACCTGGACCACGAGCCCGGGCGTCGACCGCTATCGTCGCGGCCTCTACACCTTCTGGCGGCGGACCGTCCCTTACCCCTCGATGGCCGCGTTCGACGCCCCCAGCCGCGAGGTCTGCGCCGTCCGGCGGGTCAGCACCAACACGCCGCTCCAGGCCCTGGTGACGCTCAACGACCCGGTGTACATCGAGGCGGCGCAGGGGCTGGCCCGGCGGATCGTCCGCGAAGGGGGAAGCTCGCCCGAGGAACGGTCGCGGTACGGGCTGGAAGTCTGCCTCGGCCGCCCGGCCCGCGACGACCAGGTGGCGCAGCTCGTCGCCCTGCACGCGGCGCAGCTCGACCGCTACCGCCGCGACCCGGCCGCCGCCGCGGCCCTGGCGACCGACCCCCTCGGCCCCTTGCCGGAAGGGCTCGATCCGGCCGACCTCGCCGCGTGGACGGCCGTCGCCAACGTGTTGCTGAACCTCGACGCCGTGCTGACCAGGGGGTGA
- a CDS encoding PSD1 and planctomycete cytochrome C domain-containing protein produces MSAVGMRLLAASALIAAATLGSRAEAAEGPSDASPADGKSRVDFAREVRPILSDACFACHGFDEKERKAGLRLDTHEGAFGKLESGDAAVVPGDLENSGLVFRIETDDEDMLMPPKDSGKSLTPEQVDVLKRWVAEGASWSGHWAFEPPIKAEAPKTADATWARDPIDSFLLARIEAAGLKPSAPADPTTLLRRASLDLTGLPPTPGEVDGFLAAVAATGLDAAYEKAVDRLLESPRYGEHMARYWLDAARYGDTHGLHLDNFREMWPYRDWVVKAFNDDKPFDAFIVEQLAGDLLPNPTPDQLVATGFNRCHVSTAEGGSIDQEVYTRNVSDQVDTNGSVFLGLTVACARCHDHKYDPITQKEYYQFFAFFNNIDGPAMDGNKSRWEPFLKTPTPQQVEALAKADARIAELKAKADAESARFAASYDPKLDDGLSEVVVRGDYTWIDDEFPPGAAASGTGEFAAAPDHPVKAGRAALRIEAAGLTQKVVEAAGPKLKVGKGDAFYAHVFLDPKNPPREVMLQWKIGGQWAKRAFWGENLIDWGKDATTERLRLGDLPADGEWARLEIPAAKLEIAPGAVIEGWAFTLFDGVAYFDESGLRTTTPQEGQSYDNLTAWVRARLADDGAGLADPVKAIVKKPRAQRTEAERKQLLDLFLADGWAEARKVVQPIRDEIARAEAEKKAIDDAVSTTLIFRERPGDPKPAFVLNRGEYDQPKDQVGRIVPAFLPPLPSDASADRLGLARWLVAPEHPLTARVAVNRFWQQLFGTGLVKTSEDFGAQGEPPSHPELLDWLSVTFREEGWDVKRLMKRLATTAAYRQTSKATPEGLARDPDNRLLARGPRFRLDAETLRDQAFFTAGVLVEKMGGPSVKPPQPSGLWEAVAYVGSDTGIFKADEGVDKVHRRSLYTFWKRTAPPPQMSTFDAPSRESCQVRRERTNTPLQALLLLNEPQYVEASRALAERALREGGSTTEERLAFMFRVATARTPDPADLAELSAALKDFSAHYADRPDDARALIEGGATRPDPALAPVDLAPWTMIGNIILNLDEVITRG; encoded by the coding sequence ATGTCGGCTGTTGGTATGCGACTCCTCGCCGCGTCGGCCCTGATCGCGGCGGCGACGCTCGGCTCCCGGGCCGAAGCCGCCGAAGGCCCGTCCGACGCCTCGCCCGCCGACGGCAAGTCCCGGGTGGACTTCGCCCGCGAGGTCCGGCCGATCCTCTCCGACGCCTGCTTCGCCTGCCACGGCTTCGACGAGAAGGAACGCAAGGCCGGCCTGCGGCTCGACACCCACGAGGGGGCGTTCGGCAAGCTCGAATCGGGCGACGCCGCCGTCGTGCCGGGGGATCTCGAGAACAGCGGCCTGGTCTTCCGGATCGAGACCGACGACGAAGACATGCTGATGCCGCCGAAGGACTCGGGCAAGTCGCTGACGCCCGAGCAGGTGGACGTCCTCAAGCGGTGGGTCGCCGAGGGGGCCTCCTGGAGCGGCCACTGGGCGTTCGAGCCGCCGATCAAGGCCGAGGCCCCCAAAACGGCCGACGCGACCTGGGCGCGGGACCCGATCGACTCCTTCCTCCTCGCCCGGATCGAGGCCGCGGGGCTCAAGCCCTCCGCCCCCGCCGACCCGACCACCCTCCTGCGCCGGGCCTCGCTCGACCTGACCGGCCTCCCCCCCACCCCCGGGGAGGTCGACGGCTTCCTCGCCGCGGTCGCCGCGACCGGGCTCGACGCCGCCTATGAGAAGGCCGTCGACCGCCTGCTGGAATCGCCCCGATACGGCGAGCACATGGCCCGATACTGGCTCGACGCCGCCCGATACGGCGACACCCACGGCCTCCACCTCGACAACTTCCGCGAGATGTGGCCCTACCGCGACTGGGTCGTGAAGGCGTTCAACGACGACAAGCCGTTCGACGCCTTCATCGTCGAGCAACTCGCCGGCGACCTGCTGCCGAACCCCACGCCCGACCAGCTCGTCGCCACCGGCTTCAACCGCTGCCACGTCTCGACGGCCGAGGGGGGCTCGATCGACCAGGAGGTCTACACCCGCAACGTCTCCGACCAGGTGGACACCAACGGCTCGGTCTTCCTCGGCCTGACCGTCGCCTGCGCCCGCTGCCACGACCACAAGTACGACCCGATCACGCAGAAAGAGTACTACCAGTTCTTCGCCTTCTTCAACAACATCGACGGCCCGGCGATGGACGGCAACAAGTCGCGCTGGGAGCCGTTCCTGAAGACCCCCACGCCCCAGCAGGTCGAGGCTCTGGCGAAGGCCGACGCGCGGATCGCCGAGCTGAAGGCGAAGGCCGACGCCGAGTCCGCCCGGTTCGCCGCCTCGTACGACCCGAAGCTCGATGACGGGCTGTCCGAGGTCGTCGTCCGGGGCGACTACACCTGGATCGACGACGAGTTCCCGCCCGGGGCCGCCGCCTCCGGGACCGGCGAGTTCGCCGCCGCGCCCGACCACCCCGTCAAGGCCGGTCGCGCCGCGCTCCGGATCGAGGCCGCGGGCCTGACCCAGAAGGTGGTCGAGGCCGCCGGGCCCAAGCTCAAGGTCGGCAAGGGGGACGCGTTCTACGCCCACGTCTTCCTCGACCCCAAGAACCCGCCGCGCGAGGTCATGCTCCAGTGGAAGATCGGCGGCCAGTGGGCCAAGCGGGCCTTCTGGGGCGAGAACCTGATCGACTGGGGCAAGGACGCCACGACCGAACGCCTGCGCCTCGGCGACCTCCCCGCCGACGGCGAATGGGCCCGCCTGGAGATCCCCGCGGCGAAGCTCGAGATCGCCCCCGGCGCCGTGATCGAAGGCTGGGCGTTCACCCTGTTCGACGGCGTCGCCTACTTCGACGAGTCCGGCCTCCGCACCACGACGCCCCAGGAAGGCCAGAGCTACGACAACCTCACCGCCTGGGTCCGCGCCCGGCTGGCCGACGACGGCGCCGGCCTGGCCGATCCGGTCAAGGCGATCGTCAAGAAGCCCCGCGCCCAGCGGACCGAGGCCGAGCGCAAGCAGCTCCTGGACCTGTTCCTGGCCGACGGATGGGCCGAGGCGAGGAAGGTCGTCCAGCCGATCCGCGACGAGATCGCCAGGGCCGAGGCCGAGAAGAAGGCGATCGACGACGCCGTCTCCACGACCCTGATCTTCCGCGAGCGCCCGGGGGACCCCAAGCCGGCGTTCGTCCTCAACCGGGGCGAGTACGACCAGCCCAAGGACCAGGTCGGGCGGATCGTCCCCGCGTTCCTCCCCCCCCTCCCCTCGGACGCGTCGGCCGACCGCCTGGGCCTGGCCCGCTGGCTCGTCGCGCCGGAGCATCCGCTGACGGCCCGCGTGGCGGTCAACCGGTTCTGGCAGCAGCTCTTCGGGACCGGCCTGGTGAAGACGTCCGAGGACTTCGGCGCCCAGGGCGAGCCCCCCAGCCATCCCGAGCTGCTGGACTGGCTGTCGGTGACGTTCCGCGAGGAAGGCTGGGACGTCAAGCGGCTGATGAAGCGGCTGGCGACCACGGCCGCCTATCGCCAGACCTCGAAGGCGACGCCGGAGGGGCTCGCCAGGGACCCCGACAACCGCCTCCTGGCCCGGGGCCCTCGGTTCCGACTGGACGCGGAGACCCTCCGCGACCAGGCGTTCTTCACCGCCGGCGTCCTCGTCGAGAAGATGGGCGGGCCGAGCGTCAAGCCCCCCCAGCCGTCGGGGCTGTGGGAGGCCGTCGCCTACGTGGGCAGCGACACCGGGATCTTCAAGGCCGACGAGGGGGTCGACAAGGTCCACCGCCGGAGCCTCTACACCTTCTGGAAGCGGACCGCCCCGCCACCGCAGATGTCCACTTTCGACGCCCCCTCCCGCGAGTCGTGCCAGGTCCGCCGCGAGCGCACCAACACCCCGCTCCAGGCGCTCCTGCTGCTCAACGAGCCCCAGTACGTGGAGGCCTCCCGGGCCCTGGCCGAGCGGGCCCTGCGCGAGGGGGGCTCGACGACCGAGGAGCGGCTGGCGTTCATGTTCCGGGTGGCGACCGCCCGCACGCCCGACCCCGCCGACCTCGCCGAGCTCTCGGCGGCGTTGAAGGACTTCTCGGCCCACTACGCCGACAGGCCCGACGACGCCAGGGCCCTGATCGAAGGGGGCGCGACCCGGCCCGACCCGGCCCTCGCCCCGGTCGACCTGGCCCCCTGGACCATGATCGGCAACATCATCCTGAACCTGGACGAAGTCATCACCCGGGGCTGA
- a CDS encoding DUF1501 domain-containing protein, which translates to MNGGPSQIDLFDYKPKMDEQFDKDLPESIRQGQRLTTMTSGQARFPIAPSRYKFARHGQSGMWVSELLPWTAKIVDEIAMIKTTWTEAINHDPAVTYICTGNQLPGRASLGSWLSYGLGTLNQDLPSFVVMTPSWFSKASPQAIYNRLWSAGFLPSKYQGVALRAAGDPVLFLSNPGGVDASVRRRSLDAINRLNQKEYETFADPETQARIAQYEMAFRMQSSVPDMADISNEPKHILDMYGPEVHKPGTFARCALLARRLAERDVRFVQIFHRGWDQHGNLAHDLPGQCKDVDQATYALITDLKARGLLDDTLVIWGGEFGRTVYCQGPLSRENYGRDHHPKCFPVWMAGGGVKKGVVHGETDDFSYNVVENPVHIHDMNATILHCMGIDHRRLTFKSQGLDMRLTGVLEQNPVQAILA; encoded by the coding sequence ATGAACGGCGGCCCGTCGCAGATCGACCTCTTCGACTACAAGCCGAAGATGGACGAGCAGTTCGACAAGGACCTGCCCGAATCCATCCGCCAGGGCCAGCGACTCACCACGATGACCAGCGGCCAGGCGCGGTTCCCGATCGCGCCCTCGCGGTACAAGTTCGCCCGGCACGGCCAGTCCGGCATGTGGGTGAGCGAGCTGCTCCCCTGGACGGCCAAGATCGTCGACGAGATCGCCATGATCAAGACGACCTGGACCGAGGCGATCAACCACGACCCGGCCGTCACCTACATTTGCACCGGCAATCAGCTCCCCGGCCGCGCCAGCCTGGGCTCCTGGCTGAGCTACGGCCTGGGGACGCTCAACCAGGACCTGCCGTCGTTCGTCGTGATGACGCCGTCGTGGTTCAGCAAGGCGTCGCCCCAGGCGATCTACAACCGCCTCTGGAGCGCGGGGTTCCTCCCCAGCAAGTACCAGGGGGTCGCCCTGCGGGCGGCGGGGGACCCGGTCCTCTTCCTGTCGAACCCCGGCGGCGTCGACGCGAGCGTCCGCCGCCGCTCGCTGGACGCCATCAACCGCCTGAACCAGAAGGAATACGAGACCTTCGCCGATCCCGAGACCCAGGCCCGGATCGCCCAGTACGAGATGGCCTTCCGGATGCAGTCCAGCGTCCCCGACATGGCCGACATCTCCAACGAGCCCAAGCACATCCTGGACATGTACGGCCCCGAGGTCCACAAGCCCGGCACCTTCGCCCGATGCGCCCTGCTCGCCCGCCGGCTGGCCGAGCGCGACGTCCGATTCGTGCAGATCTTCCACCGGGGCTGGGACCAGCACGGCAACCTCGCCCACGACCTCCCCGGCCAGTGCAAGGACGTCGACCAGGCGACCTACGCGCTGATCACCGACCTCAAGGCCCGCGGCCTGCTCGACGACACCCTGGTCATCTGGGGCGGCGAGTTCGGCCGGACGGTCTACTGCCAGGGCCCCCTCTCCCGCGAGAACTACGGCCGCGACCATCATCCCAAGTGCTTCCCCGTCTGGATGGCCGGCGGCGGCGTCAAGAAGGGCGTGGTCCACGGCGAGACCGACGACTTCAGCTACAACGTCGTCGAGAACCCGGTCCACATCCACGACATGAACGCCACGATCCTCCACTGCATGGGCATCGACCACCGCCGCCTGACCTTCAAGTCCCAGGGCCTCGACATGCGCCTGACCGGCGTCCTCGAACAGAACCCGGTCCAGGCCATCCTGGCCTGA
- a CDS encoding Uma2 family endonuclease translates to MATSILDRRPPGAGAAADAATLLAVPADVRLKVDADGFAALCAANRDLRLERDADGALLAMTPASSEGGGRNMTLGARLWLWNEAAGLGMVFDSSAGFTMPDGSVRSPDVSWIARERWERVPADDRRRFAHIVPDFVVELRSPSDSIDLLRAKMAAYLAHGVRLGWLIDPETQAVEIYRPGRDPETLAKPAALSGEEVLPGLTLDLKGVLFD, encoded by the coding sequence ATGGCGACCTCGATCCTCGATCGGCGGCCCCCCGGCGCGGGGGCCGCCGCCGACGCGGCGACCTTGCTTGCGGTCCCGGCCGACGTCCGCCTCAAGGTCGACGCCGACGGCTTCGCCGCGCTCTGCGCCGCCAACCGCGACCTCCGCCTCGAACGCGACGCCGACGGAGCCCTCCTCGCCATGACCCCCGCATCGTCCGAAGGCGGCGGCCGCAATATGACGCTGGGGGCCCGGCTGTGGCTCTGGAACGAGGCCGCCGGGCTCGGGATGGTCTTCGACTCGTCGGCGGGGTTCACGATGCCCGACGGCTCGGTCCGCTCGCCCGACGTCTCCTGGATCGCCCGCGAGCGCTGGGAGCGGGTCCCGGCCGACGACCGCCGCCGGTTCGCGCACATCGTCCCCGACTTCGTCGTCGAGCTTCGCTCCCCCAGCGACTCGATCGACCTCCTCCGCGCCAAGATGGCCGCCTACCTCGCCCACGGCGTCCGGCTCGGCTGGCTCATCGACCCCGAGACGCAGGCCGTCGAGATTTACCGCCCCGGCCGCGACCCCGAGACCCTCGCCAAGCCCGCCGCCCTCTCCGGCGAGGAGGTCCTCCCCGGCCTCACGCTCGACCTCAAGGGCGTCCTCTTCGACTGA
- a CDS encoding DUF1080 domain-containing protein, with protein sequence MQKKLPLTLALLAASAAFAGRPAAADEPAFQNLFNGKDLSGWHGESTIDPRKFRAMSPEEQKAKLEKDAADAAQHWKVADGEIVNDGHGVFLATDKEYGDVEFFIDFKIGPMGDSGIYLRGTPQIQIWDFREEAGKHDLGAGKGSGGLWNNSPGAPGKDPLVFADNPIGEWNTLRVVQVGARTTIHLNGKLVVDGAIMENYWDRDLPLAAVGPIQLQTHGSETRFRNVKLREIPAAEANALLAKIDADGFTKLFDGKDLSGWKGAVDNYEVVDGAIRCKPGHGGVLYHENELGDFVARVEFKVPPGGNNGLAIRYPGSGDAAYNGMTELQILDDDADQYAKLDPRQYHGSVYGMVAAKRGYLRPVGEWNFEEVTVKGSKIKVELNGSVIVDADLSTVKEFMADSPHPGKDRTKGYFGFAGHNDPVEFRSVSIKSLD encoded by the coding sequence ATGCAGAAGAAGCTCCCCCTGACGCTGGCCCTGCTGGCGGCCTCGGCGGCCTTCGCCGGAAGGCCCGCCGCCGCCGACGAGCCCGCCTTCCAGAACCTGTTCAACGGCAAGGACCTCTCAGGCTGGCACGGCGAGTCGACCATCGACCCGCGCAAGTTCAGGGCGATGAGCCCCGAGGAGCAGAAGGCCAAGCTCGAGAAGGACGCCGCCGACGCCGCCCAGCACTGGAAGGTCGCCGACGGCGAGATCGTCAACGACGGCCACGGCGTCTTCCTCGCCACCGACAAGGAATACGGCGACGTCGAGTTCTTCATCGACTTCAAGATCGGCCCCATGGGCGACAGCGGCATCTACCTCCGCGGCACCCCCCAGATCCAGATCTGGGACTTCCGCGAGGAGGCCGGCAAGCACGACCTCGGCGCCGGCAAGGGCTCGGGCGGCCTCTGGAACAACTCCCCCGGCGCGCCCGGCAAGGACCCCCTGGTCTTCGCCGACAACCCGATCGGCGAGTGGAACACCCTGCGCGTCGTCCAGGTCGGCGCCCGGACCACGATCCACCTCAACGGCAAGCTCGTCGTCGACGGCGCGATCATGGAGAACTACTGGGACCGCGACCTCCCGCTGGCCGCCGTCGGCCCGATCCAGCTCCAGACCCACGGCAGCGAGACCCGGTTCCGCAACGTCAAGCTCCGCGAGATCCCCGCGGCCGAGGCCAACGCCCTCCTCGCCAAGATCGACGCCGACGGCTTCACCAAGCTCTTCGACGGCAAGGACCTCTCCGGCTGGAAGGGCGCGGTCGACAACTACGAGGTCGTCGACGGCGCCATCCGTTGCAAGCCCGGCCACGGCGGCGTCCTCTACCATGAGAACGAGTTGGGCGACTTCGTCGCCCGCGTCGAGTTCAAGGTCCCTCCCGGCGGCAACAACGGCCTGGCCATCCGCTACCCCGGCTCCGGCGACGCCGCCTACAACGGCATGACCGAGCTCCAGATCCTCGACGACGACGCCGATCAGTACGCCAAGCTCGACCCCCGCCAGTACCACGGCTCGGTCTACGGCATGGTCGCCGCCAAGCGCGGCTACCTCCGCCCCGTCGGCGAGTGGAACTTCGAGGAGGTCACCGTCAAGGGCTCGAAGATCAAGGTCGAGCTCAACGGCAGCGTGATCGTCGACGCCGACCTGAGCACCGTCAAGGAGTTCATGGCCGACTCCCCCCACCCCGGCAAGGACCGCACGAAGGGCTACTTCGGCTTCGCCGGCCACAACGACCCCGTCGAGTTCCGCTCCGTCTCCATCAAGTCGCTCGACTGA